Genomic DNA from Niallia circulans:
GCTTGTGCTTTTATCCATGTAATCACATTTTGATTGGTTAATTCAGTCGTTTTCGCTCCATATCCCCCTGGCACGATAACAATATTCAAGTAAGGATGACTCACAAAGCTATAATCAGGCTTAACTGTTAACCCATTTCTAGCACTTATCTGCTTTCCTGTCTCTGAAATAGTCACGACTTGGAAGAAATGATTATCACGCTCTTCAGGTGATGCAGCTAAGGAAAAAACTTCATAAGGGCCTGCGAAATCAAGGACATCCACTTCATTAAATAACAAAATACAAACTGTTTTTTTCTCCATGGCAATCATTCCTCCTTTCCTAAACCTATACTAATTCACCAAGTCACTGGCATTTCCTTCCTTTAAGAGTCGTTTTTTCTAATACAAAAAAACCCTTCCTTTCAGCAAGGAAGGGAACATAATGCTATACATGTCTTCGTTCAATCAGTCGTATGCCGACACCAAGCATCACCGTCCCCATCAGCATTAAGATACCAACAGGAAACAGCAGCTCCATTGGTGCCGCATCTTCAATAATCCCTTGCTTTAATAGCTCCATTCCATATGTGACAGGCACAAATTTTGCGAGCAGGAGCAAAAAGTCAGATTTAACAATTTCCATCGGCCAGTATGCTCCGCCAAGCATCGCAAAGCTAACAGCAACTAACGGAATAAACGCATTGAATTGGCTTACTGTTTTGACAAGCCCTGTCAATAAAATCGCAAGTGCAACAATTGCATATAAGTATGGAATAACAACGCCAAACACTACTGCAAAGTTGCCATGGAAGTCTATCCCTGTACCGAATTTAAAGATAAGAAAAATAAGCATAATCTGCAGATAACCTAATAAAAAGCTAAAGAAAAGATGACCAAGATAGAGCTTTGTCTTGCTTGTTGAAGACAGGATAAAGCGGTCCCAAATGCCATTTTGTTTATCCCGCAAAATTTCTACAACTGTGTTTGCCACCGTATATATGCTAAAGAATAAGGTGAAGCCAAACAATGCTTGCAGAGATTGGTCATAGCTGCTTTGTTGCTGCGATTTAGCTAATTTTATCGGCAGCAACGGCTCTTTCTCCATAGCCTCTAGCTTTGTCTCTGCTTCCTTTTTATCCTGTGCGTTGCTCAAAATTTGTTGCTTTTTAGAGCGGTTTTGATAATATTTTTCTAAATAGCGGTTTACCGCGAGAGTGGTCTCTGTATCTGCAGCTCGATATACGGTATAAGAATCATCTGCAAGGGACGCACCAAGATCTGTTTTACCATCTTCAATTTGCTGCAGTACTTCTTTTTCTGCTATTAGTTTAAACTGAAAGCTGTCACTTTTATTTAACTCCTGCACAATTGTCTCTGCGTTACCAGTGTTATTAGCAAAGACTGGTATTTCCACCTTTGTAAAGGAACTGGAGCCAAGTAAAAAAGCAAAAGCTGCACAAATTACGGATGTAATCAAAAATGCCCCTGGTTTACGCAAAAACCTCCTGAATTTACCCCAAAGTATACCATTCATACGATAGCACCTCTTTTCCTCATTAATAACGCAACTGCGCTCAGCAGCAATGCACCGCTAAAGAGGAGTATTGCCTCAATCTGTCCTGTGATATCTAAAATACTGTAGCCTTGGTAAACCTTGATATAGGCAGTCATCGTAGCACCAACTGGTGAGTACTCGCCAAGCTTTTCCATAAATCCGCCAATTGCACTAAGATCAAAATAGCTGCCGCCGACAAAGGCTAAGATAGGAATTATTAAATTAGGAATTAGTGTCGGCAAACTTCTGGAATTCGTTCGGAAGGATATGGCTGCTGCAAATACAGCAAAGCTTGATGCCATGATATTTAACAGAATTGTTACTAAGAAATATTGGATAAAGCTTGAGAACACAACACCATATATGACAGCAGACAACCCAAATAATAAATGTAATTGTATAAAGGATAGTATAAATGCTGATACAAATATGCCAAGAAAAAATGTATATGGTGACACATTTGCCAACAGAATACGCTGGTACATATAATCCTCTTTTTGTTGGTAAGCAAAGCCGGCAACAGTTGAGGCTACATAAAACACAAACATTGCGCACATACCAATCGCATAATAAGCAAAAGCATCAACCTCTTTTTTCTTTGTGATACTTTCCATGCTGCCGATAATCGGTTCATTTACCTCTGATAAATCAATAGTAAGGTCTGCAGCCGTTTTTGTATAAGACAGTTCCTGCTGGTAGCTTTCTAAAATGTCTTTTAGGACAGTTGCCGAAAGGGACGTACTGTCCTCCTCCTTAAAGCTCCATGTTGCCGTCATCTCTTTGCCATCAAGCAATTTATGATAAAATTGCTGTGTAAAGCCGGATGGGATCGTTAAAACTCCGCTGTACTCCCCTTTTTCTGCTGCTTTATCTGTAATAGTGACTGTCACAAGCTTTTTTAGGTCTTTATTTTCTTGCAGTTCATCTATAAAAGCAGCAACAGGATCTATGGATGAAACAGTTGCTATCTTTAGCTGTTTCTCTTCAGGACTTAACGAAGAAGCTTCTATTTCTGATATCGCTTCTTGCTGGGCTTTTGTGGAATCATCCTTTAGCTGTACTAACAGTTTTGCCTGCAAGCCGCTTGAATCCTCCCCGCCATCCATAATAGCTCCAAGCGCGCTTCCTAATATCGTTATTAAAATAAATGGCATCAGCAGGAGGACGACCAGCTCTCGAGGTCTTCTCCATATCATGAGAATTTCCTTTTTCACCATATGAAAGAACATTGTCTCTCCCCCTAATCTCGAAGCTTCCGCCCTGTCAGATGCAAAAACACATCCTCTAGGCTTGGTGTTTCAATATTTACTGCAAGCACATTCACCTGATGCTCCTCTGCAAGGCGGAAAATGTCCTTCAGAAGCTGGACTTCCCTTGGAACGATCAACGTGATAGTTGCTTGGTTTATAGAAAGATGCTGGACATTCGGTAAGTCTCTTAACCTTTCAACAAAAGGATGCTTCATCATTTCTATATGAATGTTAATCGCTGTTTCTGCCGAAAGAATATTCTTTATTTCCTCTTTTGAGCCTGAAGCGATAACTTCTCCATGGTCCATGATATAGATTCTTTTACATAAGAACTCAACTTCCTCCATGTAATGGCTTGTATAGAGAACGGTAATATTTTGTTCCTTGTTCAGCCGCTTCACTGTCTCTAATATATGATTTCTTGATTGTGGGTCAATACCGACTGTCGGCTCATCCATAATAATAATTTCAGGTGAGTGAATAAGAGCAACACCTATGTTCAATCGTCTTTTCATCCCTCCAGAAAATGTTTTAACAAGGTCCTTCTGTCTATCGTTTAAACCAATAATGTCCAACACTTCATCTACTCTGGTTTTTAATAATTTAGTAGGAATACGGTGCATCTTACCGAAAAAAACTAAATTCTCTCTTGCAGTAAGCTCCATATAGAGTGCTATTTCTTGCGGAACTACGCCAAGTATTTTGCGCAGCTTCTCTGGTGTCTTCAAAATACTTTCATTATGCAGTCTAACATCACCGCTGCTTGGCTTTAGCAGGGAAGATATCATGGAAATGGTCGTTGATTTACCTGCTCCATTCGGACCAAGCAGACCGACCGTCTCTCCCTTTTCTAAATAAAGATTGACCGAATTAACAACCTTTGTTTGTTTAAACTGTTTGGATAAATCAATCACTTCTAGCATCGTCATCATCCTTTCTAATGACAGCATAATATTTTTACAAGTTTTTTCCTATACCTAAAGGTCATTAATTGTGGTACTTCTGGAGTGACTTAAGTCATTTTTTCAGCACAAAAAAAAACGCCTCCATTAAAATAGAGACGTTTTAATACTTAAATCAGCCTTGTGTCTGCATTTCCTTTGTTGGTCCAAGTACACCAGGCACTGGTAAGCCAGCTTGGCGCAAAAGAACTGTCATTTGTCCTCTGTGATGGACTTGATGCTGAATCAGTGTTCCAAGCACAGATCCTTTTGTCATTGGTCTTCCAAACTTGTCAACTGTTTCAAGCAGCACTTCATCTGTTAAGGATTTTGCCGCTTCAGCAATATCTGCTGCAATTGTTTTGTATGCTTGGACAATTTCAGCTGCAGTGATAGTTTCTGCTGTTTTATCTGTAGCAGGTCTTACCTGCATACCTGCTACTCCAGCAAAAAAGGCAGGACTTGTAGATAAATGCCAGCCTAACCAACCAAGCGTGCTGTGACCTTCAACAATTGCCTGACCAAGTTTCTCGTCTGTAAGTGCTTCTAACACTTGCAATGTTCCATGTGCAGACGCATTCCAGTCTGCAATAAAATCTTCTGATTTTCTGTACATGTAAAACCCTCATTTCAACTTTTATGTAATCACACTAAATCATCATAACATTTTTAAGATGGATAAACCAAAACCAGTTAGATAAGGTCATTCTTTACTGCAAAGATGGCCAATTGTGTTCGATCTCTCAAATCAAGCTTTTGCAGGATTTGGGTAAGCTGATTCTTCACTGTACCGACAGATAAAAACAGCTCGCCTGCTATCTCTTTATTCGTTTTGCCAAGTCCAACATGCTGAACAATTTCAATTTCTCTGTCAGTAAGGATATCGATTAGGTCTGTTTGCTTAACAGGCTTGTTTTCCTTCAGCAGCATTGGCATAACCTTTGCGGCAACATCATCATGTATGCTCATGCCCCCAGCAAGACAGCTTTTAATGCTGTTAATCAGAGCCGCACCGTCAGCACTTTTCAGCAAAAATCCATTTGCACCTTCTCGGAATGCTTTAAGGGCATATTCTTCATCATTAAATGTAGTCAAAATTAATATTTTAATAGCAGGGTACTCTGCCCTTATTCGTTTTGTTGCTTCAAGTCCATCCATAACAGGCATGCGGACATCCATCAAAATAAGGTCTATGTGATGCGTTTTAACAAGCTCTAGCACTTCCTTGCCGTCCGCTGCTTCTGCTACTACCTTTATTTCCGCAGCTTGTTCTATTATCATTTTCAAGCCATTTCTAACAATGGCCTGATCTTCTGCAATCAACACATTGATCATTTACTCAGCTCCTCTGCAGGTAAGCTGCCTGTCAAAATAAACTGCTTGTTATGCCGCAGAATTGACAGCTTTCCCCCTTCTTCCTCAAGTCTTTTTGCCATATTTTCAAGACCGAATCCTTTATGTATCGGATGCTTATGATGATAAGTGTTTTTTATTTCAAAGGTAAGATACCCAATCGGAGATACGCCAATATTTAAGAACACCTCTCGATTGCTTCCATATTTCATTGCATTTGTCAGCCCTTCCTGAATTGTCCGGTAAAGGACTGCATTTTTCCTGTTACTGAGCTGAAGGCGCAAAACACCCTGTCTTGCTGTAAAATGAACATGAATGGTATTTTCACTTTCAAGCTTTTTAATTAAGTGAACAAGTGCAGACATCCCTTGCAGGTCTTCTGCCTGCAGAAGACGAACTGCTCTTCTTGTTTCCTCCAAACAGTCTGCAGCCAGTTCTTTAATAATTGGATAAGAGCCGTTCTGAAGTTCTGGCCGAAGCAGCTCGACCTGCATGATAAGGGCCGTTAGCTTATGTCCAACAGCATCATGCATCTCCCTTGCTATCATGCTTCTTTCTTCTGCTCTCGCCGTCTTTTCGTTATGAAATGCTCTCCGCTTTTGTACTCTATAGTCATTCAGCAAGGAATCATATGTCTCTCTTATATGCTTATATTCTTTATTTACTTCACTAAGTCGATAGATCACTAATCCTGAAAAGACATTTATAACAATAACAAGCAAAAGTGGAAGTCCAAAAAACACAGTGGCTGATAAAATATTTAAGCAGTTCAGCACAATCAATGCTACTGTACTAGCCCTCCCCTTAACCTCCTGTAACATTTCCAGCAAATAGAAAAATGACAGTATGTAAAGATAGAAAGGCGTGGTATCCTCCCATAAGAAAATTAAGACTTGTGTCAAGCCGAGGAGGAGGAGATAAATATAGACCTTTTGCTTAATTAGAGGAAGAAGGAAATATAGAATAAGCAGAAGTGTGCACGTAAACAAGTAAATAAAAAACACACTGCTGTCCTTATATGCACCCATAAGTACCCCTGACCACACCGAGAATAATAAAGCTAGCTTGATATAATATGATTGCACGGGGTCTCTCTCCCATTCCATTAATCTATTGCTAATTTACCAGATATTTCTTTTGGTGGTCAATACTTAAGAAATAGAAAAAGGCTCTGCTTTTTTTCAATGCAGAGCCTTTCAAATCATAATGCAACATACCAATATAAATGACGAGCACAAGAGCGATTGCTAACTGTCCCCAGAGAAGTCTACTCTTCTCCCTTTTTCCAACCTGACTAATATCAATTCAATCATGCTAATAACCCAAATTCCGACAAGTGCCTTCAGTATATACATGGCAGTAAATGTCTCTACACGAAACAGCATTATTACACCAGAAGAAATAATGAACAAATACAATAACCTTGTCATCATATGGATGATTTTCTTTGTTGTTACTTGTCCCGTTTTTCCTAAAAGTAAAACGGCAATAAAAAGAACTAATGTGAGCATCCATGAAATAAAGTGGATTTGGCCAAACATCTGCCCACCTCCTTTATGATAAGGATGCACGTTTCTGTCTATTTATAGTAGCTTTTTCGTTAATCTTTTCCAACAGTGTTACGCAATACTCCGATTCCTTCCACTTCTATTTCGATTATATCGCCATCACGTAGAAACCTTGCCGGCTTAAAGCCTTTACCAACTCCAGCAGGTGTTCCTGTCGCAATTAAATCCCCTGGTTCAAGTGTCATACCAGCAGATAAGACGCTAATTACTTCTTCAATAGGAAAAATAAAGTGCTTTGTATTGGAGCTTTGTCTAACCTCCCCATTTACTTTAGTCGAGATGTCCAGATTGTTTGGATTAGGAATAGCTGATTTCTCGACAATCACTGGTCCAAGCGGTCCACTCCCGTCTAAGCTTTTGCCGATAAAAAACTGCTTATGCTTTTTTTGCAAATCCCTTGCAGTAATATCATTCAGAATGGTATAGCCAAACACATACTCTAATGCCTTATCCTGTGGAATTGCTTTGCCCTTTTTGCCGATAACAACGCAAAGCTCGCCCTCATAATCGAGCTGGTCTGTTACATCACTATGTAAAGGTATTGTTTCCTCTGGTCCGATTACGGTTGTCGGTGCTTTCGTAAACACCATGACATGCTCTGGTATATCATCTTTACTGCCCATCTCTATTGCATGCTCTTCATAATTCTTCCCTACACAAAAAATATTCTTTGTCGGCTTTGGAATTGGAGCAATAAGCTGTACCTCCTCTATATTAACAAAGCAGTCACTGTTTTCCTTTGCCCAAACAACCACCTCTTTAGCACCTTCAACAAAATCACTGCCCATCTCAATACATTGAAGCATGTTATCTGGAAACGGCCGTCTTCCAGATTTCTTTTCTTCTGTATCATTTAGTGGAAGAATGCTGTTATTCTCCTCATTTAATACTGCAATAATTTGTTTACCATCAAGTATAGCTGTCGCAAATCTCATAAGATCCCATCCTTATCCTAGATATATAGTTTAATATTTATTCAATTATAAACTTTCAGACAATAGTATTCAAACCTCACTGACAGGCTTTGTCCTAAAATGTATGCAAGATGAAATTGTCATAGGCCAACCTTGCAGCAGAATAGGTTAAAAAGAGATGGCTCTACATTTACTGGGCGAATGTATCACACTCCGCGGAAACACCACATAGAATGTAAAGAATCTTATGTAAAGGATGTTGATTATGCCAGCTATTGTAGGAGTCGCACAAGTAATATCCATCGGGAGCAGCTCGATCTTTAATATTGGCGATGTCTATAAAATAATGCCGATTTCTAACGCAAAAACTTTCTCTGGTTCTGGTTCCTTCAACACAGGTGATGGGTTAAATATCACCAATTATAGAAGTGCCACGAACACAACAGATAATGATGGCATTGATCAAGGAAATTTCATGAACGCATAAATGTTTTCTCACATTGGAAAAGGTGATAATAATGAATTATTTCATTCAACAATCAATAACGATACACACAATTAAAATTGGCGGTATTACAAACTCATCTGTTTTTCAAATTGGCAGTTCCGGTATTATTAAACCTAATTCTTATCTTTATAATACTGGCGGATTTACTGAATCAGCACCAAGCACCACAGAGGAATCAGAACCGTTTACTGGTGTAAATGTGGCAGACGATAGTGTTGTTATGTCACCGTCTGTTCCATTGACAGGACCTTAAGATAACGAAGGAGGTACGAAGGATGTCCCAACAATTTTACCATTATGGCGATCAGTTACAATCTTATCTGCAGTACTTAGAAAAAAGAATCGTATCCTTGGAGAAAGCTGTAACCGAACTGACAAAAGAAGTTACTGAACTTAAGAACAGGCCTTCCGTTCGAGTAGATCGTATTGAATACAGCTTTGATCAGCTTAAAGTGGAAACATTGGATGGGACACTCAACATTGGCTTGAATCCGGCAGATTTACAAAAGATTGAAGAGTTAGCTATTAATCCAGGAAATTCTGTTCAGCCTGGCGGGCCTTTTTATCCACCGCAAATTGATCCTAAGCAAATGATGACGAGATCGATGGAGCTGGAAGAAACTCTCCTTACTTATATTCAAATGGAGCTTCCCGAAGTGATTATGAGAAAACAAGCAGAACTCGGTATGGAGGAGGATGAAGCTTACATTTCCTTCATCCAAGAAGACGTGACGAAGCAGCTCCCTACAAGAATACAATATTATTTGCAGCAACGGCCAGCTTCTGAACAGGAAGAGGATACAATGCAGCAAAATGAGGCAGTGATAGCTGCATTGAAGCAGGAAATAGAAAATGGTGTACAAATTTTCCTAAGTAATATTCCGGATAATGTTAAGGGGAGGAACAAGGAATGAACTTTCAAGTATACAATCGCGATCTTGCAGTGGGAGATATTAAAATTATCGGGGTATCGAGCTCTTCTGTATGCATTGTCGGCGATGTTCAGACTATCCAACTTGCGTCCACGTTTGACACACCTGCAGAATCTCTGATTATCGGCCCATTTGTGCCGTTAATTCCAAAAGGCTGACATTATGCTGCAAAGAACTTCTGTTGTTGATAATATGCGACTCAATGTTGCTTCCTTTTCATCTACAGTTGAATTCGGAGACATTTCTTATTATCAGGCATTTTCAAGAGCACTTGCCGTACAAAGGGAAAGAAAGACTTTCTTTGGCAATGAAGGCCCTTTTGATTATCCAATTTTCTCCGAACCAATTCCTATTCCGCCAATTACAGAAAATATCAATATTATGTACCATCAAACAAAGCCAATTATTAAAGTGAAGACTCTAGATATTACTGCCGTTTCAGCATCATCCTTGCTTCAGGTTGGCAGCACCCGCCACATTTATGCTGAAACGAGGATTAAGCATATAAGACAGCTCGAAAATCATTCAGAGGAATTAAAGAACCAAACCATCATTCCCCTCGAGGAGATACATTCATCACCGGGAACATCTATCATTAACGGAAGTCAATAAACCGGGTTGTCAGACGGCTTTATTACATTTAAAGGAGGGATTTTTTTGCCTGCCATCGTAGGACCAGTGCAGATTGTTAACGTTGGAGAGGGAATCGTACAATTTGGCGATTCACTGTTCATATCCCCAAAGGGAAATTCAAAGGTTTCTTTAGGCTCAGGTGCATCAAACACAGGTGCGTTTATCATAACTAACAACGGGTTAAGTGCAACTAATTACGTAGATACTAGTCTGATTGACCAGCCGACTTCAGCTAATAACTAGCAGACAGAAGATGAAGAAACATCATTTCCTTCCTCTTCTGTCTTTCGATTTTCTCACCTTCTGCAATTTTGTAGAAGGCTGTTTTTTTATCCAAGCCAAATACTTCGCTATTTGTGGATCGTCTTGCAGCAGTGCGACAGTATTCAGCCTAACAGCCAGCTCTTCATTTGTATATAATGCATGAATTTGCTTATGGCATGGGATACATAAATCTGCAGTCCCTAAATAAGCCCCGCCCATTTCCCTTGGCGTCAAATGATGTGCTGTCGTCTCCACATCCTCTCTTAAGCATAATTCACATGTACCAATCTTTTTCTTTATCTTTGCCATATTTGCTTCCTTTCGTAAGAGAAGTAACTACATATTTATCTTTTTCCCATTTGCGCTGCAATTCATGACACTACCACTGAAAATAAAAGAAGCTGTCCAAAAGCGGACAGCTTCAAATTAGCAGTTTACATCTGCAAGATATTTGCACCATCAAAGAAATATAAATACTTCTCATCAATCGGTTTTTTAAGAATTTTTTCAAGTGAATCTGCATACAGGTCAATTTGCACACGATAGCGGGACTCCAATACTGGTTTAGCCTCCTGATACCCACCTTTAAATCGGTCATGAATGGAATCTGTTTTGTAATCAAGCAGCACGGTTCCTTTTTCATCTTCAAAGTATACGTCGATAATCCCTTGTACAAGAATTGGCTCGTCCTCACCTTGCCAATCCGTATAAACAGAACTTGCTGGGTAGGCAATATTAAATGGTATCTCACGGACAAGCTTTTTGGCATTGCGCATACGCTGCCCCAGCTCTGTCTGAAAGAAGGACACAATTTGACCAGCCTCAATCGCATCTGCCTGTTCTGCTGTCAAAAGCTCTTGTGCTACCATTTCGTCCACTAGCAGCATAACATTCTCCTCGGTTATTTCCTCAGCCAAACGAACATGCTGCATAACCATATGCATTGCGGTTCCTTTTTCAGCAGGACTCAGCTTTTTCTCCTGCATAAACTTCGGTCTGTTCCAAATTGTTTTTCTCCGCGTTTGAACTAGCTCTGTTCCGCTTTGCTCATCAATTCTTTCACTTTGTCTTTTCAGCTCTGACACTGACTGCTTAGAACGATAGATTGTCCCTTCAGGGAAGGCATACTTCCAATTAAGCGTGCGCTGGATTTGTTCCTGATATTCAGAGGAAATATCGATTTTTCTTCCGGTCGTTACCTTTTCCAGCCAGCCTTCTTGTTCCTCTAAGTCTTCAGCAGTAAAAGCAAGCAGCTCTTCCTTAGGCAAAATTCGTATTTCCCATGATGATGGATGGACAGAAACCTCTCCTTTATCCAACCAGCTTTCCAAATGAATACCTACTGTATCTTTATGTCTCACAAGGGCTGGTCCTATCCAATCCAAATAAGAGCGTGCAGAAGCCCTGTCGAATTCATTAAGCAGCCAATTTGAATGTCCTGCAGCCTGTGCCCATTTCAGCTTAGACTTCTCAATATCTTTGACAGAACCGACTAGCACCAATTTCTCTTTAGCCCTTGTCAACGCCACATAAAGGACACGCATCTCCTCTGCAAGAAGCTCCATTCTCTTTTTCTTCACAAACGCTATTTGTGGTAAAGAAGGATAAGAAATACGCTTTTTGGCATGAATATACTTCGTTGCAAAGCCAAGATCCTTATCAAGCAGAAATGGCTTGCGGAGATCCATTGTATTAAATTCTCTTCCAATACCTGCAAGGAAAACAAATGGAAACTCAAGCCCTTTACTGCTGTGGATTGTCATGATTCGCACAACATCTTCCTGCTCTGTCAATGCCCTTGCAGCTCCAAGGTCATTACCTCTGTCTCTCATTCTTTCGATAAAACGTAAGAAACGGAACAGCCCGCGGAAAGAGGTCGATTCGTATTGGCGAGCACGATCGAACAAGGCTCTTAAGTTAGCCTGTCGCTGATTCCCACCAGGCAAACCGCCAACAAAATCATAGAAATGAGTGTCTCTGTACAGTCTCCATACTAAATCTGACAAAGCTCCTCGCCGTGCTTCTGTTCGCCATTCATGGAGCATACTAAAGAATGGCGCAATTCTTTCATACACCTCTTCTGTACTTGCTGCCCTTGCTCCCATAAAAGCTTTGACCGCATCATAAAATGCTCCCTGCTTTTGGGCAATTCGGATTTTACTCAGTTCTTCTTCCGTCAAGCCGACAATTGGTGAACGCAGCACTGCCGCTAACGGAATATCCTGATACGGATTGTCAATTACCTTCAGTAATGACATCATAATATTCACTTCGGTCGACTCAAAATAACCTGTCGTCAAATTAGCATATGTCGGGATATTAAACTGCTTCAATTCCTCCATAATAGCTGGTGCCCATGTCATGGAACGCAAAAGAATGACCATATCCTTGTACATTACAGGTCGGTAGGATTTCGTTTTTGCGTCATACACCTCCTGCTTTTGGTCGAACAGCTCCTTCATTTTTTGCGCAATCACACGCGCTTCCAACTGGGACTGTTCCAATTCCAACGCATCAAACTCGCTGTCTTCTATATCTGCTTCTTCACTTGATGCAGAAGTATTCTGGTTGACGAGTGCCAGTTCAATCGGATAGATTATCTCCTCTGGGTAGGAAGCTCCCTTTGCCAGTTCTGCGTCCTTGTCATATTCAATTTCCCCGACTTTAACACCCATTATCTGTTTGAACAAATAGTTTGTACCGTCCAAAACCTCTCTTCTGCTGCGGAAGTTTCTTGCAAGGTCAATCTTATAACCAGTATCTTCATCTTCCTGGAACCGATTATATTTAGCTAGAAACAAGTTCGGTTCTGCCAGACGGAATCGATAAATGGACTGCTTCACATCGCCAACCATAAACAGATTCCCCTCTGATTCGCTGTCTGCTGTCACAAGCTGGAGAATAGATTCCTGCACCATATTAACGTCCTGATATTCATCGATAAGCACTTCTTTAAACTGCTTGTGGTAATATAAGGCGGCAACAGACGGCTCTAGTTCCGTTGTTTCTGAATTTCGTAATATTTCCAAGCAATAATGCTCAAGATCAGCAAAATCAACTAAGCCTTTTTCAGATTTCATT
This window encodes:
- a CDS encoding DJ-1/PfpI family protein: MEKKTVCILLFNEVDVLDFAGPYEVFSLAASPEERDNHFFQVVTISETGKQISARNGLTVKPDYSFVSHPYLNIVIVPGGYGAKTTELTNQNVITWIKAQAEHTELIASVCTGALLLAKAGLLDKQAATTHWMDVDRLKTEFPLVSVKRGVKYVDEGRIITSAGISAGSMSFHILTRLKAWSMKLILGALRKYEYIL
- a CDS encoding ABC transporter permease, with translation MNGILWGKFRRFLRKPGAFLITSVICAAFAFLLGSSSFTKVEIPVFANNTGNAETIVQELNKSDSFQFKLIAEKEVLQQIEDGKTDLGASLADDSYTVYRAADTETTLAVNRYLEKYYQNRSKKQQILSNAQDKKEAETKLEAMEKEPLLPIKLAKSQQQSSYDQSLQALFGFTLFFSIYTVANTVVEILRDKQNGIWDRFILSSTSKTKLYLGHLFFSFLLGYLQIMLIFLIFKFGTGIDFHGNFAVVFGVVIPYLYAIVALAILLTGLVKTVSQFNAFIPLVAVSFAMLGGAYWPMEIVKSDFLLLLAKFVPVTYGMELLKQGIIEDAAPMELLFPVGILMLMGTVMLGVGIRLIERRHV
- a CDS encoding ABC transporter permease, yielding MFFHMVKKEILMIWRRPRELVVLLLMPFILITILGSALGAIMDGGEDSSGLQAKLLVQLKDDSTKAQQEAISEIEASSLSPEEKQLKIATVSSIDPVAAFIDELQENKDLKKLVTVTITDKAAEKGEYSGVLTIPSGFTQQFYHKLLDGKEMTATWSFKEEDSTSLSATVLKDILESYQQELSYTKTAADLTIDLSEVNEPIIGSMESITKKKEVDAFAYYAIGMCAMFVFYVASTVAGFAYQQKEDYMYQRILLANVSPYTFFLGIFVSAFILSFIQLHLLFGLSAVIYGVVFSSFIQYFLVTILLNIMASSFAVFAAAISFRTNSRSLPTLIPNLIIPILAFVGGSYFDLSAIGGFMEKLGEYSPVGATMTAYIKVYQGYSILDITGQIEAILLFSGALLLSAVALLMRKRGAIV
- a CDS encoding ABC transporter ATP-binding protein; this encodes MLEVIDLSKQFKQTKVVNSVNLYLEKGETVGLLGPNGAGKSTTISMISSLLKPSSGDVRLHNESILKTPEKLRKILGVVPQEIALYMELTARENLVFFGKMHRIPTKLLKTRVDEVLDIIGLNDRQKDLVKTFSGGMKRRLNIGVALIHSPEIIIMDEPTVGIDPQSRNHILETVKRLNKEQNITVLYTSHYMEEVEFLCKRIYIMDHGEVIASGSKEEIKNILSAETAINIHIEMMKHPFVERLRDLPNVQHLSINQATITLIVPREVQLLKDIFRLAEEHQVNVLAVNIETPSLEDVFLHLTGRKLRD
- a CDS encoding DinB family protein is translated as MYRKSEDFIADWNASAHGTLQVLEALTDEKLGQAIVEGHSTLGWLGWHLSTSPAFFAGVAGMQVRPATDKTAETITAAEIVQAYKTIAADIAEAAKSLTDEVLLETVDKFGRPMTKGSVLGTLIQHQVHHRGQMTVLLRQAGLPVPGVLGPTKEMQTQG
- a CDS encoding response regulator transcription factor, producing the protein MINVLIAEDQAIVRNGLKMIIEQAAEIKVVAEAADGKEVLELVKTHHIDLILMDVRMPVMDGLEATKRIRAEYPAIKILILTTFNDEEYALKAFREGANGFLLKSADGAALINSIKSCLAGGMSIHDDVAAKVMPMLLKENKPVKQTDLIDILTDREIEIVQHVGLGKTNKEIAGELFLSVGTVKNQLTQILQKLDLRDRTQLAIFAVKNDLI
- a CDS encoding sensor histidine kinase; the encoded protein is MGAYKDSSVFFIYLFTCTLLLILYFLLPLIKQKVYIYLLLLGLTQVLIFLWEDTTPFYLYILSFFYLLEMLQEVKGRASTVALIVLNCLNILSATVFFGLPLLLVIVINVFSGLVIYRLSEVNKEYKHIRETYDSLLNDYRVQKRRAFHNEKTARAEERSMIAREMHDAVGHKLTALIMQVELLRPELQNGSYPIIKELAADCLEETRRAVRLLQAEDLQGMSALVHLIKKLESENTIHVHFTARQGVLRLQLSNRKNAVLYRTIQEGLTNAMKYGSNREVFLNIGVSPIGYLTFEIKNTYHHKHPIHKGFGLENMAKRLEEEGGKLSILRHNKQFILTGSLPAEELSK
- a CDS encoding DUF1516 family protein, translated to MFGQIHFISWMLTLVLFIAVLLLGKTGQVTTKKIIHMMTRLLYLFIISSGVIMLFRVETFTAMYILKALVGIWVISMIELILVRLEKGRRVDFSGDS
- a CDS encoding fumarylacetoacetate hydrolase family protein, which gives rise to MRFATAILDGKQIIAVLNEENNSILPLNDTEEKKSGRRPFPDNMLQCIEMGSDFVEGAKEVVVWAKENSDCFVNIEEVQLIAPIPKPTKNIFCVGKNYEEHAIEMGSKDDIPEHVMVFTKAPTTVIGPEETIPLHSDVTDQLDYEGELCVVIGKKGKAIPQDKALEYVFGYTILNDITARDLQKKHKQFFIGKSLDGSGPLGPVIVEKSAIPNPNNLDISTKVNGEVRQSSNTKHFIFPIEEVISVLSAGMTLEPGDLIATGTPAGVGKGFKPARFLRDGDIIEIEVEGIGVLRNTVGKD
- a CDS encoding spore germination protein — protein: MPAIVGVAQVISIGSSSIFNIGDVYKIMPISNAKTFSGSGSFNTGDGLNITNYRSATNTTDNDGIDQGNFMNA
- a CDS encoding spore germination protein GerPB → MNYFIQQSITIHTIKIGGITNSSVFQIGSSGIIKPNSYLYNTGGFTESAPSTTEESEPFTGVNVADDSVVMSPSVPLTGP